GGAACCCAGGCCGAACTGTGCCGCCTAAGCAGTACAAATCGTAGTTATAGTTAATCGTCTGGCCAGATTCCCGCTCAGATTGCGAATAATTTTCTCTCATCCCGCCACCACACGTGGGAGCAGACGGGGTTCCCGAGTTCTGCGGAGCTTCAGATGATGGAAGCTGAGTGAATTTTCCACCCGCATAGGATCGTAAACCGATAAATTCAGGCGCAGAATCAATCCGCTCATTTGTCGTTGATTCTGCATCAGCAACGATCAAGGAGAACTGTGGCTGCTGACCATCAACGTGTTCAAATCTGACGTTGGAAAAACGAATCCGCGGGTTTATGCCTGTGTTGACGGAGCGTTGTCGTCTGGTTGTACCCAACACTGGTTCATGGTCGCTGCCTGATTCCGGCACAAAATAACGATGGTGCACGCCATCAGCTTCAATGGTGCGCCCGAACAGCGCCTTATCCCAGGTGATTTTTGTCGGGGTATCTACATAGCGATTGCCGCTTCTTACCCGAATGGCGGAAGTGGAAGGATTGAAAGTTTCAGACCCCACCACTAGGTCGCGCGCCTGCATTGACCTAATATCAGAGCCTTTATCAAGGATATTAACCTTGAACTTCAACACATATGGGTCCAGCCGGATCTCCATGTTTGAGCCCACTGTGCGGGCTTCTTCAAAGTTAAAGTCTTTGAAATTGATCCAACATAACGACTGCCCTAGTTCGTTTGTTGCTTCCGTAAATTCCCGAAATTGGCATTTGGTTGGATCAAATGCTTGCGAGGTGGTCTGGGCTCGGGTAATCGGCGCGAAAGCAACCGTTAAGCCGACCAACCCGGTGGTTACAACCATCAGCCAAATGACAATATCCGCCAGGATGCAACGTATCCGCGACTTGGGTATCGGCATTTTCGTTCTCCTTTTCTTGCTAGATATTGTCTTTAGCTATGTAAGGGCGGTGCGTCCTCGATAACCGCCATCCCACAAACAGCAGGAGAAGCCCAAAACCGATGATCAGTGTCAATGCAGACCCGGTGTTCGCCAAAGCTGAACGTAAATTTTTCGAAGGTGTGTTGCCGGGTTGCGGATAAGAAGCGGTATCTGATTCTCCCAGGGGCGGCTCAAAGCTAGACGGCGTTCGGGTGACTAGGACCCGAACGGTATTTGATTCGACTGCTCGGCTAAAATTGGGGTCGGATTCCGGATTCCGACCGTCAGTGTATAAATAGGCCTTATTTGTTAGCACGTGTCGTTCTGGGTACCAATCATCCACTCGAACCGTTAGGGTAGCTCGAACTGTGATGAGAGGATTGTGGAGCCGTAATTGTGCCAACGTTTCTAACCCAACACGGTCAAGTTCAATCTCCACCCGAGCGTCGTTGTTTCGAACCTCATGGCTTAGCAACACCCCGGATTCGGCTGTCTGATCAAAAGGGACATCGGAGAGGCTTAACGATGTTGCCTGGTAGGCACGCACGGTAACCGTCACGAGTTCTTGGCCATCAACCAATTCGTCAACAAATAGGAACCGATACAGTTGGTTGTGCGCATCAGGCAATGGAACATTGGCGTCGATCGCGTATTGAAGTACACCGTGAGGAGTCACCGTGCTTTGGTCAACATGCTTAATAAGAATCTGTGGTTGGTGTTTTGTATGAACCTCCACATCGGCATGATCCACGGTTGGTACGGCTACAACAAATGGTTCGGTCACCGAAAATGCCACATCACCATTGCGGTATGGCAGTTCCTCCACCACGTACAACCCTGCTGATAATCCCGTGAACAAAGCAACTGCTTGACCGTTGTGAAGGACTGTTTTTTCTACCCGATCACCGCCGATGTGCGGGAACCGAATAGCTGCCCGCAAATCTATTTCGGATAGCTTCTTTTGTCCCGCTTCGGTAGTGGGGTCGATGTCGACAACTTTGCGTAATCTAAAGCTCACTCCTTGGTGCGCAATGCCAGGATCGGCGGTTTCGCTAATAGTTTTGTACACCCGAACGGAATATGGGCCGGGTGTTTCCTCGGCACCTGCCTTGTAAACCGTTGAAATCAGCGCCATCATTCCTGCGGAAATTGCGCAGCTTACAACCACCATGAGTCGTAAGCTGGTGAGAAAAATAGGAGTTTTTGTATTCATCGTTATTCCACTACTTCAGCTGTCGCTGTGGTCGGGTGCTTTTCTACGGACGACAAACATCAGCCACCACACCAAGTACCCAAGGATGCAGACTGATAGCACAACGGAGAAAGTCATCCACCATTGCCACGGTGACGTACTTCGTTCCGCAGAGCTGAAATGTTCAGGTAATTCCGTTCGGGTACCACGCACCAACAATCGATGTGAATTAATGCCATACGGTGTGCAGGTCACGAGCGTGACATATTCCTGACCCGCAACTGGACGAATGTCATCTATTTGGTTAGGCAGCACCTTTTTAATTTGGTCGACTTCATAAGCCATTACTTGGCCAACCGTTTCAACTACGAAAACATCTCCCAGCTGGATGCGGTGCAAGTTGTCGAACATCGTCAAGGTAGTCAATCCCGTGTGCCCGGTCAGTACCGAATGGGTTCCAGCCCCGCCTACAGGCAACGCGGTTCCGTATAGATGTCCCACGCCATGCGCCAGGGTTGAAAGATCCGTTCCGTGATAGACGGGTAGGTTGATGTCAACATTAGGTACCCGCAACCGAGCCATGACTGAATCGACGGCCAGCAAGTTGCTGTAGTGCTTAAATTCTTGACTCGTGGTGTCTGGCTGGGTTAACCAGGGGTCTTGGATCCCCCTGTCGCCCAAGTTTTGGTTGTATTCTCGCGCAGCGTTTAACAACGCGTCACGTTCGGTTCGATCCAACGTGGCAACATCGCGGGAATAAGCTGTTGCTATTCGCGATTGTTGGTGGTTGTGAATCGTTGTCAGGATGACCGGCGCGAGCAGGACAACCACAGCTAGCAGGAGATAAACGACCGTACGTAGATGTGTTCTACTAGTGCTGCTTTTCGACGACACGGCGGGCTATGCAAAATGCACACATGCATCAGGCGCGGTTTCAAACACCCGCTGTGGAGCGCTCGCTTCACCTGTGATGACAGTTAACATTGGTTGGCCGATCGTTTCAGATTCACGAAGGTTGTCAACCTGCTCTTTAATACCTGGCAAACTGCTAAAAAAATCAATCGCAGGCATCTTGCGGGTCTGGGAACGCACAACTGGCCGAAGTGCACGAAGGTTGGCAATCGGGGTTTTCTGCCCCCAATCCAATTCGGCGGCAGTAGCAAATACCTTCTTAGACACAGTAGCTGTTGTCATCTTTAACTCCTAGATTATGCGTTCAGCAATATCACAATCCAGCTAGCTTCACATAAACTAACTAAATATTA
The nucleotide sequence above comes from Corynebacterium mustelae. Encoded proteins:
- a CDS encoding isopeptide-forming domain-containing protein — encoded protein: MNTKTPIFLTSLRLMVVVSCAISAGMMALISTVYKAGAEETPGPYSVRVYKTISETADPGIAHQGVSFRLRKVVDIDPTTEAGQKKLSEIDLRAAIRFPHIGGDRVEKTVLHNGQAVALFTGLSAGLYVVEELPYRNGDVAFSVTEPFVVAVPTVDHADVEVHTKHQPQILIKHVDQSTVTPHGVLQYAIDANVPLPDAHNQLYRFLFVDELVDGQELVTVTVRAYQATSLSLSDVPFDQTAESGVLLSHEVRNNDARVEIELDRVGLETLAQLRLHNPLITVRATLTVRVDDWYPERHVLTNKAYLYTDGRNPESDPNFSRAVESNTVRVLVTRTPSSFEPPLGESDTASYPQPGNTPSKNLRSALANTGSALTLIIGFGLLLLFVGWRLSRTHRPYIAKDNI
- a CDS encoding class C sortase; the protein is MSSKSSTSRTHLRTVVYLLLAVVVLLAPVILTTIHNHQQSRIATAYSRDVATLDRTERDALLNAAREYNQNLGDRGIQDPWLTQPDTTSQEFKHYSNLLAVDSVMARLRVPNVDINLPVYHGTDLSTLAHGVGHLYGTALPVGGAGTHSVLTGHTGLTTLTMFDNLHRIQLGDVFVVETVGQVMAYEVDQIKKVLPNQIDDIRPVAGQEYVTLVTCTPYGINSHRLLVRGTRTELPEHFSSAERSTSPWQWWMTFSVVLSVCILGYLVWWLMFVVRRKAPDHSDS